TTTATAAGCCAGGAACTCCAATAGAGGAAACAATAATTGATTTAAAAAAAGATTTTCAACTATAAATTGGCTACTTGCCAGCCTATAATGTTTCAAGAGCTCCAAAATGCTCTTTCAACATTATAGGACGTCGCAGTAGCCTTGATATTAAATTTATAATTTTTTTAAATTAATTATATAATAAAAGAAAGGTGGAAAAATGAGTACCAGTATTTATCTTACAATAGATTTTGGGAGTACATATACAAAATTAACTGCAATAGATTTAGATAAAGGAGAAATAGTTGCAACTTCAAGAGCAATGACAACTGTTAAAACAGATGTTCTAGTTGGTTTTAATGAAGCATTTGAAGAATTAAAAAAAGATTTAGTTAAAAAATTAAAAAATTATAAAATTGTAAAAAAAGTTGCTTGTTCCTCAGCAGCAGGTGGTTTAAAAATAATTGCCATAGGTTTAGTTCCAGAATTAACAACAGAAGCAGCTAAAAAAGCTGCATTAAGTTCAGGTGCAAGGGTTATTAAAACTTATGCTTTTAATTTAACTGATAAAGATATAAAGGAAATCTCTAATCTGCCTTATGATATGCTACTTCTAACAGGTGGAACTAATGGAGGAAATAGGGAGTATATTTTAAATAATGCTAAAATTTTAGCTAAAAATAATATAGAAAAACCTATCGTTGTTGCAGGAAATGAGGAAGTATCAGAACAAATTATTGAAATTTTTAAAAACAATAATATTGAATGCTATAAAAGTGAAAATGTAATGCCTGTTGTAAATAAAATAAATGTTCTTCCTGTTAAAGAAGTTATAAGGGAAGTATTTATGAGAAATATTGTAAAAGCTAAGGGAATGGAAAATGTCCAAAAAATTGTTGGAGATATAATTATGCCTACACCAACAGCTGTTATGAAAGCTGCTGAAATTTTTTCAAAAGATGATAACAATACTATTGTAATTGATATAGGTGGTGCTACAACTGATGTTCACTCCATTGGAAAAGGATTGCCAAAGACTAATGATATTCAATTAAAGGGTATGGAAGAACCTTATTCTAAAAGAACAGTAGAAGGTGATTTAGGAATGAGATACTCTGCCTTAGCTCTCTATGAAGCTGCTAGTTTAAATAAAATTAGAGAATATTTAGGGAGTAAGGATTCTAAAATAAATATAAGAGAAAATTTTAAATTTAGACAAGAAAATCCTGATTTTGTAGCAGAAACAGAAGATGACATAGTTTTTGATGAAATGATGGCAATGTTATGTGCTGAAATTGCTATGAACAGGCATGTTGGGACTTTAGAATCTATTTTTTCTCCTATGGGAACTCTATTTGTCCAAAATGGGAAAGATTTAACTGATGTTAAATATGTAATAGGAACTGGTGGAATTATAAATAATAGTAGAAACCCCAGAAAAATACTTGATTTAACATTATTTAATGAAGATAATCCACTTCTTCTAAAACCAAAATATCCAAAATTTTTAGTTGATAAAACTTATATTATGTCTGCTATGGGTTTACTTGCTAATGATTATCCAGATATAGCCTATCAAATAATGAAAAAATATTTAGTAGAAATATAATTGGAGGATTTTAAATGTCAGTTACATTTAAAAAAATTGATAAAAAAGATTTTTTAGAAATAAGAAATAATTTTCTAGAAAGTTATAAATATCTGGCTGATTTTGATTTAGAAACTGCTTTTAGATTTCATAAATCATTACCAGATTATAAAAATTTTCAAAAGAAACTAGAAAAATCTATACAAAATAATAAGGTTATGACACAGGCATACAGTAAAGAAACTCTATTAGAAGACTTAATTAAAAATCTAAATACTTTTCATAGAGTTGGTCAGGCAGATTTTCTTTCGGTTATAATAGATTCTCATACCAGAGAAAATCATTATGATAATGCCAAAATTGCATTAGAAGATTCTATAAAATCTAATAAATCTCTTTTAAATGGTTTTCCCTTAGTAAATTATGGTGTAAAATTAGCAAGAAAGATTATAAATGATGTTGAAGTTCCATTACAGATAAAACATGGTTCACCAGATGCAAGGCTTTTAATTGAAATGGCTCTATTAGCTGGTTTTTCAGCTTTTGATGGTGGAGGAATTAGCCATAATGTACCTTTTACTAAATCTATTTCATTAAAAGAAAGTTTAGAAAATTGGAGATATGTTGATAGACTTGTTGGACTTTATGAAGAAAATGGAATAAGAATAAATAGAGAAATTTTTTCTCCACTTACTGCTACACTTGTTCCACCTGCTATATCTAATTCAATACAAATTTTAGAAACTTTGCTTGCTGTTGAACAAGGTGTAAAAAATATAAGTGTAGGTGTGGCACAATATGGCAATATAACACAAGATATAGCTAGTTTATTAGCTCTTAAAGAACAAGTTCAATTTTATTTAGATACTTTTTCTTTTAAAGATATTAATATCTCTACTGTATTTAGTGAGTGGATAGGAGGCTTTCCAGAAGAAGAATTAAAAGCCTATTCTTTAATTTCTTATTCTGCTACTATTGCTCTATTTTCAAAAGCCAATAGAATATTTATTAAAAATATAGATGAGTATTCTAAAAATTCATTAGGAAATACAATGATTAATTCATTGCTTCTTACTAGGACTATTTTAGAAATTGGAAATTGCCAAAAAATGAATAATTCTGAGGATATAATCTTAGAAAAAGAACAAATAAAAAAAGAAACAGCTCAAATAATTACAAAAGTTTTTTCAATATGTAATGGAGATTTAGGTAAAGGCATCATAAAAGCCTTTGAAGATGGGATAATTGATATTCCGTTTGCTCCCTCAAAATATAATCTAGGTAAAATGATGCCTGCAAGAGATAATGAGGGAATGATAAGATATTTGGATATAGGTAATTTACCTTTTTGTCATTTAATTAAGGATTTTCATCAAAAAAAAATTAAAGAGAGATCAAATAAGGAAAATAGAGAAATAAATTTTCAAATGACTATTGACGATATATTTGCAATGAGTCAAGGAAAATTATTAAATAAGAAAAGTCGTGACTAAAACTCTCACGACTTTTTTATTAGAAGTTATTTCTAAC
This Fusobacterium animalis 7_1 DNA region includes the following protein-coding sequences:
- the glmL gene encoding methylaspartate mutase accessory protein GlmL codes for the protein MSTSIYLTIDFGSTYTKLTAIDLDKGEIVATSRAMTTVKTDVLVGFNEAFEELKKDLVKKLKNYKIVKKVACSSAAGGLKIIAIGLVPELTTEAAKKAALSSGARVIKTYAFNLTDKDIKEISNLPYDMLLLTGGTNGGNREYILNNAKILAKNNIEKPIVVAGNEEVSEQIIEIFKNNNIECYKSENVMPVVNKINVLPVKEVIREVFMRNIVKAKGMENVQKIVGDIIMPTPTAVMKAAEIFSKDDNNTIVIDIGGATTDVHSIGKGLPKTNDIQLKGMEEPYSKRTVEGDLGMRYSALALYEAASLNKIREYLGSKDSKINIRENFKFRQENPDFVAETEDDIVFDEMMAMLCAEIAMNRHVGTLESIFSPMGTLFVQNGKDLTDVKYVIGTGGIINNSRNPRKILDLTLFNEDNPLLLKPKYPKFLVDKTYIMSAMGLLANDYPDIAYQIMKKYLVEI
- a CDS encoding methylaspartate mutase subunit E — its product is MSVTFKKIDKKDFLEIRNNFLESYKYLADFDLETAFRFHKSLPDYKNFQKKLEKSIQNNKVMTQAYSKETLLEDLIKNLNTFHRVGQADFLSVIIDSHTRENHYDNAKIALEDSIKSNKSLLNGFPLVNYGVKLARKIINDVEVPLQIKHGSPDARLLIEMALLAGFSAFDGGGISHNVPFTKSISLKESLENWRYVDRLVGLYEENGIRINREIFSPLTATLVPPAISNSIQILETLLAVEQGVKNISVGVAQYGNITQDIASLLALKEQVQFYLDTFSFKDINISTVFSEWIGGFPEEELKAYSLISYSATIALFSKANRIFIKNIDEYSKNSLGNTMINSLLLTRTILEIGNCQKMNNSEDIILEKEQIKKETAQIITKVFSICNGDLGKGIIKAFEDGIIDIPFAPSKYNLGKMMPARDNEGMIRYLDIGNLPFCHLIKDFHQKKIKERSNKENREINFQMTIDDIFAMSQGKLLNKKSRD